In Setaria italica strain Yugu1 chromosome I, Setaria_italica_v2.0, whole genome shotgun sequence, the genomic window AGTCACATTATGAACTGAATCAGTAATGGAAGATGCTCAATGAACAAGGTCCTATTACCTGGCTCAGAATGCCACGAGCTTTGACAATCACATCAGCGTAACGGCTCCTCAAAACGGCTGCTCGCAAGAGCCTGTCCGGTGAAACTTGCGTATCGGGTTTTGAGTTTTCCCCTAAATGTTTCATTGGGAAAGGATCAGATGATCCGATCATCTTAGTGCGCTGAGACTGCTCAACAGTCTCATATGCCTACAAATTCATGCTTACCCTCTGGTGCAGGCTTTGATTCACTATCCTCTTCACGGAGTCCCACAATATCAGCAGGACCTGTGGTTTAAGGACCCGTTAGCCCACAAATAGAAATAATTCAAATACAGTTTGCAGCAGAATAGCTAACAGTCACAGGAAGAAACCATACAGTTGACATCAGCTGGACTAATAACGTCACTCTTTTCTTGCTCCACCAGCTGATCAGGTTTCTTAGGCCCCTAaaattaaggaaaaaaaagatcattTCAGTACAGATCAGTTAACTAAATTGAAAGGAAATCCACATGTTGCCACAAGAAATCTACATCAGAATATATAAAGGTTAACCTATCAACAGAATGGCAGGACAATTTGAATGCAGTTTTACAGAAGTTAACCTATCATAAGAACAAAGGTATTTGCCAAAGAGACACGAATGCTGCTGTCAGCAGGAGCAGCAAGAAAACAGGAGATTGTTGGTAAAAAGTGCCAGTGACTATGGTGGGAGTAAGCAAACATCAGAAGAGAGGAAACAAACACCAAAACTGCCTCCAGTCACAAACAAATGATGTCTTGGACATTGATAGTCTCCGAAACATGGATTTGACTTAACACTTCTTTTACGAACCATTTGTGAAACATAGCAAAACTATACTTTAACATTTCCTGACATCTATCCATACTCCATActtttttataaatatatacaACATTTAGGTAGTTCAAAAATTAACAAATTCGCTTGTCCAAACAATTAACATAACATGTAACCGAAATTTGAATCATTTATTGAAGACAACCCCAAAACATCACTTATTTGTGACCGGATGAAGTAATATATTTAGACTACTGATCActcaaataatccattcactaATAAGGTTCAAAGGTCTATTATTATTTCTAAAGCACCCAATTATAATCACCCAAGTACCTTTGCAAGCTTTGCTGGGCTGCCCACTTTTTCAGATTCGCTTTCAGAGTCGCTGCCTGAGTCAGAATCTGCATTACCAACACCATTGTAAAAATCTTGGGACTTTTTGATATCTCAAAACTGGAGAAGTTTCAAGACAGATTTTACTATATGACTGTTCTGCGCATTGCCCAAACAATCAAAAGTTTCCAGGAGCTTAATCTATGATGTTAGTTAGCTATTAACTAGTACGGATGAGGGAAGTGCAGCATGGTGTCCTGCTGAATTGAATCCTTAACAGCCCATTTCTTCTTTGAATCCCGCTAAAAATTACCAAAGGGGGAAATCATGACACGCACGACACTTGTTAAGTGCCAAGTTCGCTCCTCTACTTTTAGTTCCATGCCAAATTTGCCACTCACTTCTCAGAGTTTTTAACTAACATAGAAATATGATACTAAcatattaaaaaagaaaaacgtgAAGTGATAATAACCATGTTTTCAAAGGATTTACATAGAGTTGGGAAGGAAAACAGCATTTTCATTATACAAGAATGTCTATAATAATAGTAATAAATGCAGATAAACACTGTGAGACACAGACCGCTAGAAGATGATTCAGATTCGCTGCTGGAACTACTTGGACTAACGCACTTGTTACTCCTGAGTTGTGCATCTTTGTCTAACATGATTGGGGAGGCATTGCCACAGATATCCACATCCTCCTCGATAGGCTCGCCACCTGCATGCAAACCAAAAAACCAAATTTTGACTACTGCACAAAAGGCATGTAATTTAAATCCAGTGAGAATTTCAAGGTAGAAGGAAATAAACCTTTGCAAGGATTTGTAGACGAGTGGCTAAGGCCAGAAACATTCACAGCTTCGTTCTCAGAAGGCTCAGATTTCACCTGCTGATTCTGCTCTCGCTCCTGCAAATACTTGTCAacctgtttcttcagctcgaaTAGCAGGTCATCACTGACTGCCTGGATATCAATCTCTATCTCTCCATCACCAGCAGTATCTGTATTGCTGTCCATGCATTGCTGCAGCAGTTCAACGATGTGAGCAGGTAAATCATCGGCTATTTCTGCCAATGAATTCCCAAAGGCTTCTCTCTCAGCAGCTGTCATCTTCGGCTTTACAGGCTCTGTTTGCCGTAGACCCTCCACTGACACATCACTGCGGTCCACGGGAGGAGTTTTCCTCCTCTTTGAGTCAGCCTTGTCAACATCAACATGCTTCTCAATGGCTGCAgaagccaacttcttctcaacTGTTCTCCATCTAttttcaaacatcttgttcagcTGGATGGCCATGTCATGCACAGCATGGCCACGAGGATTGTAAGTCATTGCGTTGTTGAAGGTCAGCCTAACATCAGCAGCAAAATCTGATGGACTTGTGTATGAGCCAGATTCGAGCTTCTTTTGGACAGTACCAAGATCCATTGGGGTCTTGATAATGTCAAAGTAATCAGGAATTTGCAGCTTCACGACATCAACTGGGATATTGAATATATGACTATATTTCTGAGTCATGAGCTTCTTCAAAATAGCTTCACACTGCTTAAACACTGCAGCTTCAGATAACTCCACAGAAGGTTCAGGCCGGGGTTTCGTAGGCAAGAACCGTCCCTTTGCACCACGGATGACATTGGTCCCGCGGTGCAGCTTCTTGGCTCGAGGGGCAGCCGAGGAAGACAACGCAGGTGCCCGACTCACAGGAGCAGGGGCTGCAAACGCTGGCTTCTTGAGGAGATC contains:
- the LOC101786373 gene encoding transcription factor GTE8 isoform X2, producing MTPTVLMEFGQQRPIKRGYEEMAFRGVAAAAPRGYSETVGESEGAAGSPVRVDSEVSAAPKRKCISLNSDGFDVKREIFVPSKMSSSERRYLRKRFRAELDSVRDLLKKPAFAAPAPVSRAPALSSSAAPRAKKLHRGTNVIRGAKGRFLPTKPRPEPSVELSEAAVFKQCEAILKKLMTQKYSHIFNIPVDVVKLQIPDYFDIIKTPMDLGTVQKKLESGSYTSPSDFAADVRLTFNNAMTYNPRGHAVHDMAIQLNKMFENRWRTVEKKLASAAIEKHVDVDKADSKRRKTPPVDRSDVSVEGLRQTEPVKPKMTAAEREAFGNSLAEIADDLPAHIVELLQQCMDSNTDTAGDGEIEIDIQAVSDDLLFELKKQVDKYLQEREQNQQVKSEPSENEAVNVSGLSHSSTNPCKGGEPIEEDVDICGNASPIMLDKDAQLRSNKCVSPSSSSSESESSSSDSDSGSDSESESEKVGSPAKLAKGPKKPDQLVEQEKSDVISPADVNCPADIVGLREEDSESKPAPEGENSKPDTQVSPDRLLRAAVLRSRYADVIVKARGILSQGGDKQEELEKLQKEEKARLLAEGNAAMEARRAEAEAEAKRKRDFEREKARQALQEMERTVEINDNLHLKDLEMLGTATAEHIVSSVDETSPEHSQDCMPGFLPGSVNPLEQLGLFMKADEEEDDEEPSSVPSVKEAEEGEIN
- the LOC101786373 gene encoding transcription factor GTE8 isoform X1, which translates into the protein MVVNGEQIRVPLAPGHMTPTVLMEFGQQRPIKRGYEEMAFRGVAAAAPRGYSETVGESEGAAGSPVRVDSEVSAAPKRKCISLNSDGFDVKREIFVPSKMSSSERRYLRKRFRAELDSVRDLLKKPAFAAPAPVSRAPALSSSAAPRAKKLHRGTNVIRGAKGRFLPTKPRPEPSVELSEAAVFKQCEAILKKLMTQKYSHIFNIPVDVVKLQIPDYFDIIKTPMDLGTVQKKLESGSYTSPSDFAADVRLTFNNAMTYNPRGHAVHDMAIQLNKMFENRWRTVEKKLASAAIEKHVDVDKADSKRRKTPPVDRSDVSVEGLRQTEPVKPKMTAAEREAFGNSLAEIADDLPAHIVELLQQCMDSNTDTAGDGEIEIDIQAVSDDLLFELKKQVDKYLQEREQNQQVKSEPSENEAVNVSGLSHSSTNPCKGGEPIEEDVDICGNASPIMLDKDAQLRSNKCVSPSSSSSESESSSSDSDSGSDSESESEKVGSPAKLAKGPKKPDQLVEQEKSDVISPADVNCPADIVGLREEDSESKPAPEGENSKPDTQVSPDRLLRAAVLRSRYADVIVKARGILSQGGDKQEELEKLQKEEKARLLAEGNAAMEARRAEAEAEAKRKRDFEREKARQALQEMERTVEINDNLHLKDLEMLGTATAEHIVSSVDETSPEHSQDCMPGFLPGSVNPLEQLGLFMKADEEEDDEEPSSVPSVKEAEEGEIN